In Magnolia sinica isolate HGM2019 chromosome 12, MsV1, whole genome shotgun sequence, a single genomic region encodes these proteins:
- the LOC131220658 gene encoding glutamate synthase 1 [NADH], chloroplastic-like, translating to MENMGIHGLLDPLKAFGYIAEALEMLLMSMAKDGTGALSSMGNDAPLAVMSNREKLTFEYFKQMFAQVTNQPIDPIREKIVT from the exons ATGGAAAACATGGGAATTCATGGATTGTTGGATCCATTGAAGGCTTTTGG ATACATTGCAGAAGCCTTGGAGATGCTATTGATGTCCATGGCAAAAGATGGCACTGGGGCTCTTAGCTCAATGGGAAATGATGCTCCTTTGGCTGTGATGTCCAACAGAGAGAAACTTACATTTGAGTATTTCAAGCAGATGTTTGCTCAGGTTACAAACCAACCGATTGATCCAATCCGAGAGAAAATAGTCACGTAG
- the LOC131220298 gene encoding G-type lectin S-receptor-like serine/threonine-protein kinase At2g19130 — translation MDSRRSTPSPSLLFFLILSLKAYLSNGSDSINPTQPLSWPHNLTSQGGTFELGFFTPGKSKNYYIGIWYKQVSEQTVVWVANREKPLPALSDSILKIAEDGNLVLLSPKNLPIWSTNLTSKPLNSTVVVLLETGNLVMRDRFDPSIVHWQSFDHPTHTWLPGGWLGLNKATGEKQQLTSWKNSEDPAPGQFSLEIDPGGSNQYFIMWNGTEKYWTSGIWDGVIFSKVPEMGVNYMFDFSFIEDEQRKYFTYSMKNDSTLSRFVMDLSGQIKQLTWLKDFHIWNLFWSQPISQCEVYGLCGAFGSCNGKRSPFCTCLPGFEPKSLKDWNLGSWSGGCMRKTHLGCGQNGSFTGKKNGFWVLPDMKLPAGLRSRSLAVGTTRECEWACLYECSCTAYAFQGRCLIWNGDLLDLQQLSDGNVEGRTLHLRLAMSELKNSDGPKGTITWAIVGAVAGSIFLSSIVGFFIWRWRQRRNIERSEVVQDSLIAFNYKSLLIATKNFSEKLGCGGFGSVFKGTLTDLTIVAVKKLEGLQQGEKQFRMEVSTIGMIQHVNLIHLRGFCSEVAKRLLVYEYMPNGSLDSHLFGQNSNILDWPTRYQIAIGTARGIDYLHEKCRNCIIHCDIKPENILLDAGFCPKVSDFGLAKLFGREFSRVLTTMRGTIGYLAPEWISGLAITPKADVYSYGMMVFEIISGRRNTEQWAVGERAFFPTWAVRKIISGKIYCLLDYRLEGNANMEELSRACRVAGWCIQDNENDRPSMGQIVQILEGVLEVNVPPVPRSLQILMEDQNMVSFSESSPSACQISQVPSNTSMNSR, via the coding sequence ATGGATTCCAGAAGAAGCACGCCATCTccttctctcctcttcttcttgaTCCTCTCTCTCAAGGCCTACCTCTCCAATGGTTCAGATTCCATCAACCCAACTCAACCTCTTAGTTGGCCCCACAACCTAACCTCCCAAGGTGGGACATTTGAACTGGGTTTCTTCACACCAGGCAAGTCCAAAAACTACTACATAGGCATCTGGTACAAACAAGTCTCTGAACAAACAGTTGTCTGGGTAGCCAACAGAGAAAAACCCCTCCCAGCTCTCTCTGATTCAATCTTAAAAATTGCAGAAGATGGCAATCTAGTCCTCCTCAGCCCCAAAAATTTGCCAATCTGGTCCACCAATTTAACATCCAAGCCGCTGAATTCGACGGTTGTGGTCCTCCTAGAAACTGGAAATCTCGTTATGAGAGATCGGTTTGATCCATCCATCGTGCACTGGCAGAGCTTTGATCACCCAACTCATACATGGCTGCCTGGAGGTTGGCTCGGATTAAACAAGGCTACAGGTGAAAAGCAACAGCTTACTTCATGGAAGAACTCAGAAGATCCGGCCCCTGGGCAGTTCTCTCTTGAGATAGACCCAGGCGGGAGCAACCAGTATTTTATCATGTGGAATGGGACTGAAAAGTACTGGACTAGTGGGATTTGGGATGGGGTGATTTTCAGCAAAGTCCCTGAAATGGGGGTGAACTATATGTTCGATTTCAGCTTCATCGAAGATGAACAGAGGAAATATTTCACTTACTCAATGAAAAATGATTCTACACTTTCAAGATTCGTTATGGATCTTTCAGGCCAGATCAAGCAGCTTACATGGTTGAAAGACTTCCATATATGGAATCTGTTCTGGTCGCAGCCGATATCTCAATGCGAGGTTTATGGTCTCTGCGGGGCCTTCGGGAGCTGCAATGGGAAGAGATCGCCATTCTGTACGTGCTTGCCTGGTTTTGAGCCTAAGTCTCTAAAGGACTGGAATTTGGGGAGCTGGTCAGGGGGTTGCATGCGGAAAACCCATTTGGGGTGCGGGCAGAATGGATCGTTTACTGGTAAGAAAAATGGCTTCTGGGTTTTGCCTGACATGAAGCTTCCTGCCGGATTGCGTTCGCGTTCGTTGGCGGTTGGGACTACCCGAGAATGCGAATGGGCTTGCTTATATGAATGTTCTTGCACTGCTTATGCTTTCCAGGGCAGGTGTTTGATATGGAATGGAGATTTGTTGGATCTGCAGCAGCTGTCTGATGGAAATGTTGAAGGTAGGACTCTTCATCTCCGCCTTGCGATGTCTGAACTGAAGAATTCGGACGGTCCTAAGGGTACCATTACATGGGCCATTGTAGGTGCGGTTGCAGGGTCTATTTTTCTATCGAGTATTGTTGGGTTTTTTATTTGGAGGTGGCGTCAGCGACGGAATATAGAACGTTCGGAGGTGGTTCAAGACTCCTTGATTGCATTTAACTACAAAAGTCTGCTGATTGCAACGAAGAATTTCTCGGAGAAATTAGGCTGTGGAGGTTTTGGTTCTGTTTTCAAAGGGACTCTGACTGATCTAACAATCGTGGCAGTAAAGAAGCTTGAAGGGCTTCAGCAAGGAGAGAAGCAGTTCCGGATGGAGGTAAGCACGATCGGGATGATCCAGCACGTTAATCTCATCCACCTTCGTGGGTTTTGCTCAGAGGTGGCTAAAAGGCTGCTCGTCTACGAATACATGCCGAATGGTTCTTTGGATTCTCATCTGTTTGGTCAGAATTCCAACATCCTGGATTGGCCGACGAGGTACCAGATTGCGATTGGGACAGCAAGAGGAATAGATTATCTTCACGAGAAATGCCGAAACTGTATCATACATTGCGACATTAAGCCAGAAAACATACTTCTGGATGCTGGGTTCTGCCCGAAGGTTTCAGATTTTGGCCTGGCAAAGCTCTTTGGGCGGGAATTCAGCAGGGTTTTAACAACCATGAGAGGAACGATAGGTTATCTTGCGCCTGAATGGATTTCAGGCCTGGCGATCACGCCGAAGGCCGATGTCTACAGCTATGGGATGATGGTTTTCGAGATCATATCAGGGAGGAGGAATACAGAGCAATGGGCGGTTGGGGAAAGGGCGTTTTTCCCAACTTGGGCTGTGAGGAAAATCATCAGCGGCAAAATCTATTGCTTGTTGGATTACAGATTGGAGGGAAATGCGAACATGGAAGAGCTCAGCCGAGCTTGCAGAGTCGCTGGCTGGTGCATTCAGGACAACGAGAATGACAGGCCGTCGATGGGGCagattgttcaaattttggagggTGTTTTGGAAGTGAATGTGCCACCAGTACCAAGATCGCTTCAGATTCTCATGGAAGATCAGAACATGGTTTCTTTCTCTGAGTCTTCGCCGTCTGCTTGTCAAATCTCTCAGGTGCCAAGCAATACTTCAATGAATTCAAGGTAA